Proteins co-encoded in one Acidithiobacillus caldus ATCC 51756 genomic window:
- the pilP gene encoding type IV pilus biogenesis protein PilP, whose amino-acid sequence MSQRVFTHSEVAVMRIVKGVPLVLAVSAAICCGMAGIEAWAGPMPSSVPVSSASSSPETSSVSDGGDSTSVTLAALARAQNEAALLRVQLDIAKLKEEIRKAKEGKSTGENASAPKPYLSSGFPAGQATLDGAMDKARKTGMPKVLSIYGKGDGQDVAELALPNGGTVLVHSGMNLAPYGRVERVSGNGVYFSAHGKRRVLPIAVSGGAIANVSDLGNTFATPGAIPTLNPPAPITSAPRNFGPPPSNVSSVPPMLPGKGD is encoded by the coding sequence ATGTCGCAACGTGTTTTTACCCATTCAGAGGTAGCGGTGATGCGCATCGTTAAGGGTGTCCCTCTGGTCCTGGCGGTTTCCGCCGCGATTTGTTGTGGTATGGCGGGCATAGAGGCGTGGGCCGGCCCTATGCCTTCGTCTGTGCCTGTTTCATCTGCCTCATCCTCGCCCGAAACTTCGTCCGTCTCCGACGGCGGCGACTCAACTTCCGTGACCTTGGCGGCACTGGCTCGGGCCCAGAATGAGGCGGCGCTCCTGCGGGTGCAGCTGGATATCGCCAAGCTCAAGGAAGAAATCCGCAAGGCGAAAGAGGGGAAAAGTACCGGCGAGAACGCTTCTGCCCCGAAGCCCTACCTGTCTTCGGGGTTTCCGGCTGGACAGGCTACCTTGGATGGCGCCATGGACAAGGCGCGCAAAACGGGCATGCCCAAAGTCCTCAGTATTTATGGCAAGGGCGATGGCCAGGATGTAGCGGAGCTTGCTCTGCCCAATGGCGGGACGGTACTGGTCCACTCTGGGATGAATCTCGCCCCCTATGGCCGGGTTGAGCGTGTTTCCGGCAACGGCGTGTACTTTTCTGCTCACGGAAAGCGGCGGGTTCTGCCGATTGCGGTTTCTGGTGGGGCCATTGCCAACGTGTCTGATTTGGGCAATACGTTTGCCACACCTGGCGCGATTCCGACTTTGAATCCGCCTGCGCCGATAACGTCTGCCCCACGGAACTTCGGGCCGCCGCCCTCGAATGTCTCGTCTGTGCCCCCGATGCTACCTGGCAAGGGAGATTGA